The proteins below come from a single Iocasia fonsfrigidae genomic window:
- the rnr gene encoding ribonuclease R: MSARERLLDFMKNKAYRPMTRAELFSHFNISKDEQRVMKRVLRSLEKEGLIYQNNKGCFGLPEKMDLIAGRLQGNQKGFAFLIPDDPAKEDVFIGSSNMNGAMHNDKVFVRVLPHVKGKRQEGEVVHIIEHANTRIVGNFERSKYFGFVVPDNKRIFYDLFIPREEINGAKQAQKVVAEVTRWPDKKRNPEGKIVEILGFKEEAGVDIEAIIRQLDLPQGFPEGVIQELADISEVIDTAELENRHDLRGLSMFTIDGADAKDLDDAVSLEDLGRGRFRLGVHIADVSHYVREGSDLDKEALNRGTSIYLVDRVIPMLPPKLSNGICSLNPGEDRLTMSVFITYQLEPLKIINSEILPSIIRTNYRLTYREVNDILLNDDQELIAKYDNIIGQLRMMNELRSKIKRERFSSGSVNFDFPEARVILDEQGKPTAIEKRSHGTAEQLIEEFMIAANRVVAEEMSWREIPFIYRVHDRPDNDRLLEFNEFIHNFGYHLKGVDNEIHPRALQDLLESVRDKPEERVINTMLLRSMKQAVYSPYNIGHFGLSIEYYSHFTSPIRRYPDLMIHRIIKEVISKGQLSKKRIKSLEERLNTVAEHSSLQERRAMEAERDSVELKKIEFMKDKIGREYEGIINGVTNFGLFVELDNTVEGLVHVENLKDDYYHYNDKQHCLIGESTRKVYRFGDRVTVKVDKVNPDERELDFVLAED, translated from the coding sequence ATGAGTGCTAGAGAAAGACTGCTAGATTTTATGAAAAATAAGGCCTATAGGCCGATGACTAGAGCTGAGTTGTTTTCACATTTTAATATTTCTAAAGATGAACAGAGGGTTATGAAAAGGGTTCTCAGGAGTCTGGAGAAAGAGGGCTTAATTTATCAGAATAATAAAGGGTGCTTTGGTTTACCTGAGAAGATGGACCTTATTGCAGGGCGTTTGCAGGGTAATCAGAAGGGTTTTGCTTTTTTAATTCCTGATGATCCGGCTAAAGAAGATGTATTTATTGGCAGTTCTAATATGAATGGGGCCATGCATAATGATAAAGTATTTGTCCGGGTCCTGCCTCATGTGAAGGGTAAAAGACAGGAGGGTGAAGTTGTTCATATTATTGAACACGCCAATACTAGAATTGTAGGTAATTTTGAGCGCAGTAAATACTTTGGTTTTGTGGTACCTGATAATAAAAGGATATTTTATGATCTTTTTATTCCCAGAGAAGAGATAAATGGAGCAAAACAGGCACAAAAAGTTGTTGCTGAAGTAACAAGATGGCCTGATAAAAAAAGGAACCCTGAGGGTAAAATAGTTGAAATTCTTGGTTTTAAAGAAGAAGCTGGGGTTGATATTGAGGCAATAATCCGTCAATTAGACCTGCCACAGGGATTTCCTGAAGGAGTCATTCAGGAGTTGGCTGATATTTCTGAAGTGATAGATACAGCAGAGCTAGAAAACAGACATGATTTAAGGGGTCTGTCGATGTTTACTATTGATGGCGCAGATGCTAAAGACCTTGATGATGCTGTTTCACTGGAGGATTTAGGTAGAGGTAGGTTTCGTCTAGGGGTTCATATTGCCGATGTATCACACTATGTCAGAGAGGGTAGTGACCTTGATAAAGAAGCCTTAAATCGCGGTACCAGTATCTATTTGGTAGACAGGGTTATCCCCATGCTGCCACCAAAACTCTCTAATGGTATCTGTAGTTTAAATCCAGGGGAAGATAGATTGACTATGTCTGTTTTTATTACCTATCAATTAGAACCCCTTAAGATAATAAATTCAGAGATTTTACCCTCTATTATCAGGACTAATTATAGGTTGACCTACAGAGAGGTTAACGATATACTTTTAAATGATGATCAAGAATTAATAGCTAAATATGATAATATTATCGGACAATTAAGGATGATGAATGAATTACGCAGTAAAATAAAAAGGGAACGTTTTAGCAGTGGAAGTGTTAATTTTGATTTCCCTGAGGCCAGAGTGATTCTTGATGAACAGGGAAAACCTACTGCCATTGAAAAAAGGAGTCATGGGACTGCGGAACAGTTAATTGAGGAATTTATGATAGCGGCTAACAGGGTTGTAGCTGAAGAAATGTCCTGGAGGGAGATTCCTTTTATTTACCGGGTACATGATAGGCCGGATAATGACCGCCTACTTGAATTTAATGAATTTATCCATAACTTTGGATATCACCTTAAGGGGGTCGATAATGAGATACACCCCCGGGCATTACAGGACCTTCTGGAAAGTGTGAGGGATAAGCCTGAGGAGAGGGTAATAAATACTATGTTGCTGCGCTCCATGAAACAGGCTGTTTATAGTCCGTATAATATTGGTCATTTTGGACTGTCAATAGAGTATTATTCCCATTTTACATCACCTATCAGGCGTTACCCTGATCTAATGATACATCGTATTATTAAAGAGGTTATTTCTAAGGGGCAGTTATCTAAAAAGAGGATTAAATCCCTGGAAGAGAGATTAAATACTGTAGCTGAGCACAGCTCACTACAGGAGAGAAGGGCTATGGAGGCTGAGAGGGATTCTGTGGAACTGAAAAAGATAGAGTTTATGAAAGATAAAATAGGCCGGGAATATGAGGGTATTATTAATGGGGTTACTAATTTTGGGCTTTTTGTTGAACTGGATAATACTGTTGAGGGGCTGGTACATGTAGAGAACCTGAAAGATGATTATTACCATTATAATGATAAACAGCACTGTTTGATTGGTGAGTCAACACGAAAGGTGTATCGTTTTGGTGATAGGGTAACTGTCAAGGTCGACAAGGTTAACCCTGATGAAAGGGAACTGGATTTTGTCTTGGCTGAAGACTAA
- the smpB gene encoding SsrA-binding protein SmpB, whose translation MHKDEMKVVARNRKARHDFFIEETYEAGIILKGTEIKSIREGKINLKDSFALVQEGEVFLHNVHISPYSHGNRQNHEPERIRKLLLRKNEIRKLIGMTTQKGYTLVPLSIYLKNNLAKIELALAKGKNVRDKRRDIAKKTAEREMEKAFKERQRDW comes from the coding sequence ATGCATAAAGATGAGATGAAGGTTGTAGCCAGAAATAGGAAGGCCAGGCATGATTTTTTTATTGAAGAGACATATGAAGCTGGTATCATATTAAAAGGGACAGAGATAAAGTCAATTCGGGAGGGAAAAATAAACCTGAAAGATAGTTTTGCCCTGGTTCAGGAGGGGGAGGTTTTCCTCCATAATGTCCATATTAGTCCTTATTCACATGGTAATAGGCAGAATCACGAACCGGAAAGAATCAGGAAACTACTATTAAGGAAAAATGAAATTAGGAAACTAATAGGAATGACTACCCAGAAGGGTTATACCCTTGTTCCTTTAAGTATCTACCTGAAGAATAATCTGGCTAAAATTGAGTTAGCCCTGGCCAAGGGTAAAAATGTCCGTGATAAAAGGCGTGATATTGCTAAAAAGACTGCCGAGCGGGAGATGGAAAAGGCTTTCAAAGAACGTCAGCGTGACTGGTAA
- a CDS encoding spore coat protein encodes MSILGNQVKERTDLSDEVIASNMLAAATASANAYLNATLTAPTPEFRTMCEDSLEQILIGHAS; translated from the coding sequence ATGTCCATTTTAGGAAATCAGGTAAAAGAAAGAACAGACCTTTCAGATGAGGTAATTGCCAGTAACATGCTTGCTGCTGCCACTGCCAGTGCCAATGCTTATCTTAATGCAACTCTTACTGCCCCTACACCTGAGTTCAGGACAATGTGTGAAGATAGTTTAGAACAAATACTTATCGGTCATGCTAGTTAG
- a CDS encoding L,D-transpeptidase family protein, with protein sequence MSSKLIIMTLFIFLLLLVFFFDLCIAKSFCNCTDDRTIYLTYPYLTGHDIEVLQERLKIIGFYDGIINGRYDLASYLAVIKLQSKGDLKVNGVVGRETWDLLGYYDDSIKTTYKKDKPDGELFIRVYLNKRQLILYEDGEVYKVYPVTVGKAAEKSPVGEWFIKNKYERAGTGGVLGTRWMGLSVSWGVYGIHGTNKPWQIGTAASKGCIRLHNRHIEELFQWVRVGTKVEIIGRKPPKILKNLLKVGEMGEEIVLLQEKLRQKGFYNNYLDGVYGSLTELAVKELETQYGFKVDGIADINVLIILGINSK encoded by the coding sequence ATGTCTAGCAAATTAATTATAATGACACTGTTTATTTTTTTATTACTGCTAGTTTTTTTCTTTGATCTTTGTATAGCGAAATCATTTTGTAATTGTACAGATGACAGGACAATATACTTAACTTATCCATATCTTACGGGTCATGATATCGAAGTTTTACAGGAAAGACTAAAAATAATAGGTTTTTATGATGGTATTATAAATGGTAGATATGATTTAGCAAGCTATCTGGCTGTAATAAAGTTACAAAGCAAGGGTGACTTAAAAGTTAATGGTGTTGTTGGTCGTGAGACATGGGATCTGTTAGGGTATTATGATGATTCAATTAAAACGACTTATAAAAAGGATAAACCTGATGGAGAGTTGTTTATCAGGGTTTATTTAAACAAAAGACAACTGATCCTATATGAAGATGGTGAGGTTTATAAAGTGTATCCTGTTACTGTGGGGAAGGCAGCCGAAAAATCACCAGTAGGGGAATGGTTTATTAAGAACAAATATGAAAGAGCTGGTACTGGTGGAGTACTTGGCACAAGATGGATGGGACTTAGTGTATCCTGGGGTGTTTATGGAATTCATGGCACAAATAAACCTTGGCAGATAGGGACTGCTGCCAGTAAGGGGTGTATTAGATTACATAATCGACATATAGAGGAGCTTTTTCAATGGGTAAGAGTGGGAACAAAGGTTGAAATAATTGGCCGTAAACCGCCAAAAATTTTAAAGAATTTATTAAAAGTAGGGGAAATGGGAGAGGAAATAGTTTTATTACAGGAAAAATTAAGGCAGAAGGGATTTTACAATAACTATCTTGATGGTGTTTACGGTAGTTTAACAGAATTGGCAGTAAAAGAACTGGAGACTCAGTATGGATTTAAAGTGGATGGTATAGCAGATATTAATGTTCTAATCATCCTTGGTATTAATAGTAAATAA
- a CDS encoding ferredoxin: MADIHDAFPENIEGPYYVDEQCIACGICPTEAPDHFKMSDDESHAYVYKQPENEEEESACDDALSSCPVSAIGDDG; this comes from the coding sequence ATGGCAGATATTCATGATGCATTTCCAGAAAATATTGAGGGACCATATTATGTTGATGAACAGTGTATTGCCTGTGGAATTTGTCCAACTGAGGCTCCAGATCATTTTAAAATGTCTGATGATGAATCACATGCCTATGTCTATAAGCAGCCGGAAAATGAAGAAGAGGAGAGTGCCTGTGATGATGCGCTTAGCTCCTGTCCGGTTTCTGCAATAGGTGATGATGGTTAA
- the uppS gene encoding polyprenyl diphosphate synthase → MRIPEHIGIIPDGNRRWAQKKGLSKEKGYNQGLNPGLELFHLCKKIGIKELSYYGFTMDNTKRPRKQTEAFSNACVKAVQLLAKEDALLRVIGNTSSAKFPQELLKYTKRQQFGQGGIKLNFLVNYGWQWDLVNLYKRKKISQKNINNYLKSNDVSKVDLIIRWGGRRRLSGFLPVQSVYADFYVIDDYWPDFKPEHLYQALAWYDCQDITLGG, encoded by the coding sequence GTGAGAATTCCAGAACATATAGGCATCATCCCTGATGGTAACAGACGCTGGGCTCAAAAAAAGGGCCTGTCTAAAGAAAAAGGCTATAATCAGGGGCTTAATCCAGGCCTTGAACTATTTCATCTATGCAAAAAAATAGGTATCAAAGAATTAAGCTATTATGGATTTACTATGGATAATACAAAACGTCCTAGAAAACAAACTGAGGCCTTTAGTAATGCATGTGTTAAAGCAGTTCAACTGTTGGCTAAAGAAGATGCCTTATTAAGAGTTATTGGTAATACCTCATCAGCAAAATTTCCCCAGGAACTATTAAAATATACCAAAAGACAGCAGTTCGGTCAGGGTGGTATAAAACTTAATTTCCTGGTTAATTACGGCTGGCAGTGGGATTTAGTTAACCTTTATAAGCGCAAAAAAATTAGCCAAAAAAATATAAATAATTATTTAAAATCAAATGATGTTTCAAAGGTAGACCTGATAATCCGCTGGGGTGGAAGAAGGAGGTTAAGCGGTTTCCTTCCTGTTCAATCTGTTTATGCTGATTTTTACGTAATAGATGACTACTGGCCAGACTTCAAACCAGAACATCTTTATCAGGCACTTGCCTGGTACGACTGTCAGGATATTACATTAGGCGGTTAA
- a CDS encoding ATP-binding protein — protein MAEFIKEDFLNLEKLLVYRGILQDSLFEELRDLIIKQYNNSESERVYYQICHRFIKLAEEEGYNGDLWQNYLSKLIVLDKNPFSLQAELAGQVGNSLYKAVQHDIELIKGLYRYTIFDIGAVSGIGETDFMNNYLSSTIENKAVIDLTKVEKLRDIFIKESSQQIIVRLIDYYFSTGTGELGFYKAFRWDESRETLAGILTPDSIKFDELVGYERQKKRLIKNTEAFLNGRKANNVLLFGDSGTGKSSSIKALLNEYAYRGLRLIEITREQGKYLPQILELLKNRGLYFIIFMDDLSFEDFETDYKYLKAVMEGGIEVKPANVLFYATSNRRHIVKEKWADRQEDGEIHISDAVQEKLSLAERFGMTISYQAPDKKQFLDIVKNLAVKQNISMEDDEMKEKALQWEKRYNGFSGRTAQQFINYLDSIN, from the coding sequence ATGGCAGAGTTTATTAAAGAGGATTTTCTTAATCTGGAAAAATTACTGGTCTATCGTGGAATATTACAGGATAGTCTTTTTGAAGAGTTGAGGGACTTAATAATCAAGCAGTATAATAATAGTGAATCAGAACGAGTTTATTATCAAATATGTCATAGATTTATAAAACTGGCAGAAGAAGAGGGATATAATGGTGACTTATGGCAGAACTATCTTAGTAAATTAATAGTTCTGGACAAGAATCCCTTTAGTTTACAGGCTGAATTAGCTGGCCAGGTGGGTAATAGCCTTTATAAGGCTGTCCAGCATGATATTGAACTAATTAAGGGATTATATCGATACACTATTTTTGATATCGGGGCAGTATCTGGTATCGGTGAAACTGATTTTATGAATAATTATTTATCTTCTACAATAGAAAACAAAGCAGTTATAGATCTGACTAAGGTTGAGAAATTAAGAGATATTTTTATCAAAGAAAGTTCACAGCAAATTATTGTAAGATTAATTGATTATTACTTTTCTACTGGCACAGGTGAGCTAGGTTTTTATAAGGCCTTTCGCTGGGATGAAAGTAGAGAGACCCTTGCTGGTATATTGACACCTGATTCCATTAAATTTGATGAGCTTGTAGGTTATGAAAGACAAAAGAAGAGATTGATAAAAAATACTGAGGCTTTTTTGAACGGTAGGAAGGCTAATAATGTACTATTATTTGGCGATAGTGGTACAGGAAAATCATCTTCAATTAAAGCCCTGCTGAACGAGTATGCCTATCGTGGACTGCGTCTAATAGAAATTACCCGGGAACAGGGGAAATATCTCCCCCAGATACTGGAGTTATTAAAAAATCGGGGATTATATTTTATTATTTTTATGGACGATTTATCTTTTGAAGATTTTGAAACAGACTATAAATACTTAAAGGCGGTAATGGAAGGTGGGATTGAAGTAAAACCAGCTAATGTGCTTTTCTATGCCACATCAAACAGGAGGCATATTGTCAAGGAGAAATGGGCTGACAGGCAGGAGGACGGTGAAATACATATTTCAGATGCTGTACAGGAAAAACTTTCACTGGCCGAACGCTTTGGGATGACTATAAGCTATCAAGCACCAGATAAAAAACAATTCCTGGATATAGTTAAGAACCTGGCTGTCAAACAAAATATTTCTATGGAAGATGATGAGATGAAGGAAAAGGCTTTACAGTGGGAAAAGAGATATAACGGTTTTTCTGGTAGGACAGCACAGCAATTTATAAATTATCTTGATAGTATAAATTGA
- a CDS encoding heavy-metal-associated domain-containing protein: MAEKIIHIEGMSCDHCVSRVQKALEGNPLYASILKSEEPNTSSTIRKRG; this comes from the coding sequence ATGGCAGAAAAAATTATTCATATTGAAGGTATGAGCTGTGACCATTGTGTATCCAGAGTGCAAAAAGCACTGGAGGGAAATCCATTATATGCTAGCATATTAAAATCTGAGGAACCAAATACTAGTAGTACAATAAGAAAAAGGGGGTGA
- a CDS encoding alpha/beta-type small acid-soluble spore protein: MVAGVGQKNNTLVNPLASQAMEKFKYEVANELGIQIPQSGYYGEMTTRDTGALGGHMVRKMIEAYENSLAGQ, encoded by the coding sequence ATTGTGGCAGGTGTAGGACAAAAAAATAATACTCTGGTAAATCCATTGGCTTCACAGGCAATGGAAAAATTCAAGTATGAGGTAGCAAATGAGCTTGGTATTCAGATACCTCAGAGTGGGTACTATGGTGAAATGACAACCCGTGATACTGGTGCTCTTGGTGGTCATATGGTTAGAAAAATGATTGAAGCCTATGAAAATAGTCTGGCAGGTCAATAA
- a CDS encoding manganese catalase family protein → MWEYKKFLQYPTNVRRKDPDLASLIVTQFGGPDGELAASLRYLSQMYTMPIPEGKATLNSIGTEELAHFEIVGTIVYKLVEGVPADVLEETRFAPHYAQWGRANFPADAFGNPFTAAYFASHEDPIASITEDLAAEQKARAVYEYLLDLTDDPAIIDTLSFLRQREVVHFQRFGEVLDLLYDYEDNEGNC, encoded by the coding sequence ATGTGGGAATACAAGAAATTTTTGCAATACCCCACTAATGTAAGGAGAAAAGACCCAGATCTAGCCAGCCTGATAGTAACTCAATTTGGCGGACCTGATGGTGAATTAGCAGCTTCACTAAGATATTTATCACAGATGTATACCATGCCTATTCCGGAAGGAAAGGCAACCCTGAATAGTATCGGTACTGAAGAATTAGCTCATTTTGAAATTGTAGGAACTATTGTCTATAAACTGGTTGAAGGGGTTCCAGCTGATGTCTTGGAAGAAACCAGATTTGCACCCCATTATGCCCAATGGGGCAGAGCAAACTTCCCAGCAGATGCCTTTGGTAATCCCTTTACAGCAGCATATTTCGCTTCCCATGAAGACCCTATTGCATCAATTACAGAAGACCTGGCTGCTGAACAAAAGGCACGGGCAGTCTATGAATATCTCCTTGATTTAACAGATGATCCAGCAATAATTGATACTTTATCATTCTTACGACAAAGAGAGGTTGTACATTTCCAACGCTTTGGGGAAGTACTTGACCTGCTCTATGATTATGAAGATAATGAGGGTAATTGTTAA
- a CDS encoding spore coat protein CotJB, producing MDRQQRNINLDFLREIQELNFAIIETVLYLNTHPEDRKVLQLHNEFARKYKDLVEEYQENYRQLYAFYPTDYPWQWIDEPWPWQIEY from the coding sequence ATGGATAGACAACAGCGTAATATTAACCTTGATTTTCTACGGGAAATACAGGAACTTAATTTTGCTATCATAGAAACCGTTCTATATCTTAATACCCATCCAGAAGATAGAAAAGTATTACAACTGCATAACGAATTTGCACGCAAATACAAAGACCTTGTGGAGGAATACCAGGAAAATTACAGACAACTTTACGCTTTTTATCCGACAGATTATCCATGGCAGTGGATTGATGAACCATGGCCCTGGCAAATAGAATATTAA
- a CDS encoding spore coat associated protein CotJA, translated as MDADKQYIPGLDMRRMRLAHAYVPFQHYSEHYRPEQALMRGTLFPELWMPYRPGYRGYY; from the coding sequence ATGGATGCTGACAAACAATATATCCCAGGTCTTGATATGAGAAGAATGAGGCTTGCCCATGCCTATGTCCCTTTCCAACATTATTCTGAACACTACCGTCCTGAACAAGCCTTAATGAGAGGGACATTATTCCCCGAATTATGGATGCCTTATAGACCAGGTTATAGAGGATACTATTAA
- a CDS encoding amino acid ABC transporter substrate-binding protein, producing MNKKVIAILVVLVIIVAGFFIVQNKGDKSLATIKEKGKFVVGLDDNFPPMGFRDEGGNIVGFDIDLAKELAERMGVQVEFKPVEWDGVLFSLKNGTIDVIWNALTITEERAEQIAFSKPYLDNRQIIVVQEDSTINNKDDLVGKIIGIQLGSSSENALNNEQEVVNKLEEIRRFSNNTEALMDLQTGRIDAVVVDEILGRYYISKKPDVYRVLEDDFGHELYGVGIRQEDIKFKEEIDVILDEMKEDGTAAEISNKWFGEDILKK from the coding sequence TTGAATAAAAAGGTAATTGCTATTCTTGTTGTTCTGGTAATTATAGTGGCTGGTTTTTTTATTGTACAGAATAAAGGTGATAAATCATTAGCTACTATTAAGGAAAAGGGTAAATTTGTTGTTGGTCTGGATGACAACTTTCCACCAATGGGCTTTCGTGACGAAGGGGGTAATATTGTCGGTTTTGATATTGACCTGGCCAAAGAGCTTGCTGAAAGAATGGGGGTTCAGGTTGAGTTCAAACCGGTTGAATGGGATGGTGTATTATTTAGTTTAAAAAATGGTACAATAGATGTAATCTGGAATGCCTTAACTATCACTGAAGAGAGGGCTGAGCAGATTGCATTCTCCAAACCATATCTAGATAATAGACAGATAATTGTAGTACAGGAGGATTCGACTATTAATAATAAGGATGACCTGGTAGGTAAAATCATAGGTATCCAGCTGGGAAGTAGTAGTGAAAATGCCCTTAATAATGAACAGGAGGTAGTAAATAAACTTGAGGAAATTAGGAGGTTTTCAAATAATACTGAGGCTTTAATGGATCTTCAAACCGGAAGGATAGATGCTGTAGTTGTTGATGAAATACTCGGCAGGTATTATATTAGTAAAAAACCTGATGTTTACAGGGTTTTAGAAGACGATTTTGGTCATGAATTATATGGAGTAGGTATTAGACAGGAAGATATCAAGTTTAAAGAGGAAATTGATGTTATTCTGGATGAAATGAAAGAAGATGGTACTGCAGCAGAGATTTCTAATAAATGGTTTGGGGAAGATATCTTGAAGAAATAG
- a CDS encoding amino acid ABC transporter permease, with the protein MDYYLNVLEFILKGSIVTLKLYIITAIFSPIVGILAAMGKISEYKYIKKVLALYTWVFRGTPLLLQLFFAYYGLPALGISLQPFTAAALTFILNYGAYLTEIFRAGIESIGKGQYEAARVLGLKYYQTMFRIIIPQTIKRILPPTSNEAINLIKDSALVAAIGLGDTLRSAKQIVTRDFTISPFVIAAILYLIFSSGVVNVFTRLEKKYSRYE; encoded by the coding sequence GTGGATTATTATTTAAATGTATTAGAATTTATACTTAAAGGCAGTATTGTAACACTAAAGCTCTATATAATTACAGCTATTTTTTCTCCAATAGTCGGTATTCTAGCCGCCATGGGAAAGATAAGTGAATATAAATATATTAAAAAAGTACTTGCTTTATATACCTGGGTTTTTCGGGGTACGCCTTTGTTATTACAATTGTTTTTTGCATATTATGGACTACCAGCCCTGGGGATATCCTTACAGCCATTTACTGCTGCGGCTCTTACATTTATTTTGAATTATGGTGCTTACTTGACCGAAATTTTCAGGGCTGGTATTGAATCTATTGGTAAGGGACAGTATGAGGCTGCCAGGGTCTTAGGTTTAAAGTATTATCAGACTATGTTTCGTATAATAATACCACAGACTATTAAGAGGATACTGCCTCCAACTAGTAATGAAGCTATTAATTTAATAAAAGATAGTGCCCTTGTTGCTGCTATTGGATTGGGTGATACTCTGCGCTCTGCTAAACAGATTGTAACCAGGGATTTTACTATTTCACCTTTTGTTATTGCAGCTATTTTGTATTTAATTTTTAGTTCTGGTGTTGTTAATGTGTTTACTAGACTTGAAAAAAAATATTCCAGATATGAGTAG
- a CDS encoding amino acid ABC transporter ATP-binding protein has product MIELNNIKKNFGELRVLKGVDLTVHQGEVVSIIGPSGSGKSTLLRCLIGLEKLEAGEIFVEGNRVNTFQDGPQKMGMVFQGFNLFPHKTALGNVIEAPLVVNKLEKSKAIDLGEQMLDRVGLLDKRDVYPAMLSGGQQQRVAIARALAMQPDIMLFDEPTSSLDPELVGEVLAVIKELASDKITMLVVTHEMGFARSVSDRVIFMDEGKIIADAAPDKIFNLPEHERIEAFLEKIL; this is encoded by the coding sequence ATGATAGAGCTTAATAATATAAAAAAGAATTTTGGGGAGTTAAGGGTCTTAAAGGGAGTAGACCTAACTGTTCATCAAGGTGAAGTGGTTTCTATTATTGGTCCTTCTGGTTCAGGAAAAAGCACCTTGCTGCGTTGTTTAATAGGACTGGAAAAACTGGAGGCTGGCGAAATTTTTGTTGAGGGTAATAGGGTTAACACCTTTCAGGATGGACCGCAAAAAATGGGGATGGTTTTTCAGGGTTTTAATCTCTTTCCCCATAAGACAGCACTTGGTAATGTAATAGAGGCCCCACTGGTAGTTAATAAATTGGAAAAAAGCAAAGCGATTGACCTGGGTGAACAAATGCTGGATAGGGTTGGACTGCTTGATAAGCGGGATGTTTATCCAGCTATGTTATCAGGTGGCCAACAACAAAGAGTGGCCATTGCCAGGGCCCTTGCTATGCAACCGGATATAATGTTATTTGATGAGCCGACATCCTCTCTGGATCCGGAACTGGTCGGTGAGGTTCTGGCTGTCATTAAAGAGCTGGCAAGTGATAAAATAACAATGCTGGTAGTTACTCATGAGATGGGTTTTGCCAGGAGTGTTTCAGATAGGGTTATTTTTATGGATGAAGGGAAGATAATTGCTGATGCTGCTCCTGATAAGATATTTAATCTACCTGAACATGAACGGATTGAGGCTTTTTTGGAAAAAATATTATAA
- a CDS encoding ZIP family metal transporter → MDYLWYVSLIGLFTGVFGTFGGSILVFLVKEMKENLLTFVLGISGGIMTVVVFLDLIPEALELASVFSTLAGMLLGAILIAGLDIFFPHQHFMNKKYNINLKAGILLAVGIAIHNIPEGLAIGAGYSADRSLGLGLAVIIGVQNFPEGMAMATSLSLAGVRNLYIVLATIVSGIPMGLGAFIGAYFGKISDFFLSFSLGFAAGAMLFITFDELIPSAHEKNEGYMAISGILIGVFIGIYLSIRV, encoded by the coding sequence GTGGATTATTTGTGGTATGTGTCATTAATAGGTTTATTTACAGGGGTATTTGGTACCTTTGGAGGTAGTATCCTTGTTTTTCTTGTAAAAGAGATGAAGGAAAATCTTTTAACCTTTGTACTGGGTATATCCGGGGGTATTATGACAGTGGTTGTTTTTTTAGATTTAATTCCTGAAGCATTAGAACTTGCCTCTGTTTTTAGCACCCTGGCAGGTATGTTATTGGGGGCAATTTTGATTGCTGGCCTTGATATTTTTTTCCCTCATCAACATTTTATGAATAAAAAATATAATATTAATTTAAAGGCTGGTATTCTTCTGGCAGTAGGTATTGCCATACATAATATACCAGAGGGTCTGGCCATTGGAGCAGGTTATAGTGCAGATAGATCCCTTGGATTAGGACTGGCGGTTATAATTGGTGTGCAGAATTTTCCTGAGGGAATGGCTATGGCTACCAGTTTAAGCCTGGCGGGTGTCAGGAATCTATATATTGTTCTGGCCACAATAGTATCGGGTATTCCTATGGGATTAGGGGCTTTTATTGGAGCATATTTTGGCAAGATCTCTGATTTTTTTCTATCTTTCTCTCTGGGTTTTGCAGCTGGTGCTATGTTATTTATTACCTTTGATGAATTAATACCATCGGCCCATGAAAAAAATGAAGGGTATATGGCTATAAGTGGAATACTGATTGGGGTTTTTATTGGGATATATTTGTCTATCAGGGTATAA